GGACCAAAGAAGAAGATGATCGACTTATTGCATACATAAGGGCTCACGGCGAGGGTTGCTGGCGCTCACTACCTAAAGCCGCCGGTCTCCTAAGGTGTGGCAAGAGTTGTAGGCTGCGTTGGATTAACTACCTCAGACCTGACCTCAAACGTGGAAACTTTACAGAAGAAGAAGACGAGCTTATCATCAAGCTCCATAGTCTCCTTGGAAACAAGTAAGCTTCTTTTTCTCCCATAAAGATATGATCTTGAAGTCATAAACTTGTTTCTCATGACTCAAATAATAATGGGTTTTGCTTGAATTTCTCAACAGATGGTCTTTAATAGCTGGAAGACTACCAGGAAGAACAGACAATGAGATAAAGAACTACTGGAACACCCACATAAGAAGAAAGCTTCTGAACAGAGGAATTGACCCTGCAACTCACCGGCCACTCAACGAGTCAGGTCAAGAAACGACAAACACTTCCACCACTACAACCGCCAcaacaaccaccaccaccaccgcctcCAACACGACCACCACAATCTCGTTTGCTGCTTCCACTgttaaagaagaagagaaaacgaCAAGTGTTTTGTTAAACCCAATTCAAGAACAGTGTCCTGACTTGAACCTTGAGCTCAGAATTAGCCCTCCTTATCCGCACCAGCAACGCCAGCCAGACCAATTGAAGAGCGGTGGTGCTTCTCTCTGCTTTGCTTGTAGTTTGGGTTTGCAGAACAGTAAAGAGTGTTGCTGTACAATTTCAAGTATGGATAGCAATAACCCAAGCACCAGTGTTGGTTATGATTTCTTGGGCTTGAAATCTGGTGTTTTGGATTACAGAAGCTTGGAAATGAAATAGTCATAATAattgataataataaaaatactatcaTTAAAAAAAGGATGgatttttggggggggggggagttTTCTTATGTAGCATATAACAGAATATTGGAGAGATattagaaaatgaaaaagattgctaattcATTGGAAAGCTCTCATCtcagatatatttttttttaccttcTCCCCTCTAATTGTATGACTGTTTATAATAGTATAGTACCGCTACCAGTACAGTTTGATTCCTattgtttaaacttttttttatttgtttacaaTAGTTAGAATAttggttgtttttttttcttctttcttcttgttCTTTCAATATCATGAATCTGCAAAAGTGTAATGGAGattgatttttctttttct
The genomic region above belongs to Humulus lupulus chromosome 1, drHumLupu1.1, whole genome shotgun sequence and contains:
- the LOC133788413 gene encoding myb-related protein 308, which translates into the protein MGRSPCCEKAHTNKGAWTKEEDDRLIAYIRAHGEGCWRSLPKAAGLLRCGKSCRLRWINYLRPDLKRGNFTEEEDELIIKLHSLLGNKWSLIAGRLPGRTDNEIKNYWNTHIRRKLLNRGIDPATHRPLNESGQETTNTSTTTTATTTTTTTASNTTTTISFAASTVKEEEKTTSVLLNPIQEQCPDLNLELRISPPYPHQQRQPDQLKSGGASLCFACSLGLQNSKECCCTISSMDSNNPSTSVGYDFLGLKSGVLDYRSLEMK